The Eublepharis macularius isolate TG4126 chromosome 11, MPM_Emac_v1.0, whole genome shotgun sequence genome includes a region encoding these proteins:
- the CCDC126 gene encoding coiled-coil domain-containing protein 126 — protein MFFTFSRKNVSQKLSLLLLVFGFIWGIMLLRYTFQHPRQQSSAELREQILDLSKRYVRALAEENKNIINGGNGAAMAGYADLKRTIAVLLDDILQRLGKLENKVDYIVVNGSTTNTTNGNLMPATTSKRVNAASNIR, from the exons ATGTTTTTCACTTTTTCAAGAAAAAATGTGTCCCAGAAATTAAGTTTATTGCTACTGGTTTTTGGTTTTATCTGGGGCATAATGTTACTGCGCTATACCTTTCAACATCCAAGGCAACAGAGCAGTGCTGAGCTGCGTGAACAAATCCTGGACTTAAGTAAAAGATACGTCAGAGCACTAGCAGAAGAAAACAAGAATATAATCAATGGTGGTAATGGAGCTGCAATGGCAGGATATG CTGATCTCAAAAGAACAATTGCAGTTCTTCTAGATGACATCTTGCAGCGCTTGGGCAAATTGGAAAACAAGGTTGACTACATCGTTGTAAATGGTTCAACAACAAATACAACAAATGGAAACTTGATGCCAGCAACTACAAGCAAACGGGTAAATGCAGCAAGCAACATAAGATAG